AAAAAAAGAGGTAATATAAATGTGCCAATTATAAGTATTGTTACTGATTTCACTATTCATCCATACTGGATAAACCATTTTGCCGATTATATTATTGTTCATCATCAAAACCTTGTGTATGAAGCGATAAAAAAAGGTGCTCAAAAAGATAAAGTAGTGCCACTTGGTATTCCTATTAACCCTTCGTTTGCTCAAACATATGACAAAAAAGAGGTCATTAAAAATTTAAACCTGGAAGATAAGCCTACCATCCTTGTTATGGGCGGTAGCTTAGGACTTGGTAATATAGAAGAGATAGTTGAAAAAGTGTGTTCAAATTGTGATGAAAACTATCAAATAATTGTGGTAGCTGGGAAAAACAAGGCCCTCAAAAATTCTTTGGAACAAAAAGATTTTGGAAGAAAGATAATAGTATACGGGTTTATTGATTTCATAGACAAACTCATGGCAATAAGTGATATTCTCATCACAAAACCCGGGGGACTGACTTGTGCAGAAGCACTGTCATGCAAACTTCCCATGATATTGATATCGCCCATTCCTGGACAAGAAGAAAGAAACACTTTTTATCTCATAAACAATGGAGCAGCTGCATATGTAAAAAATACCGAAAACTTTGATATAGTATTTAGTCAGATATTAAATAATCCCCAACGTTTAGAGCATATGAAACTTGCCTGTTCGTTTTTGGGAAAGCCAAACTCGTCACTCGACATTGCAGAATTTATAAGGGGAATGGTCCTGTAAACTACCCATTCCCCTTCGATTTTTTAATTTGTTTTGGGTAAAAATTTCAGAGGATTTTGATTTTCTCCATTGTAAATTATCTCAAAATGAAGATGCGGCGGATCCATATACTCTATGTTAGAACTTGTTCCAACCTCTCCTATTTTCTCTCCCTGCCTTACAATGTCTCCTATTTGAATATCCTTTAAGTCTTTGAGATTGTAGTACTTTGAGATATATCCATCTCCATGGTCTATTACAACATATTTCCCGTAAAGAGGGTCTTCTCCTAAATCAATAACTGTACCATCAAAACAAGCTTTTACAGCGCTACCTTCCTGAGCTTCTATGTCAATTCCAGGGTGTTCTGTCCACTCATCAAGAGTTTTTGAGTATACAAGCGACTGGTCAGAAAACTCTCTTATTACCTTCCCAATGGTAGGAAAGATAGGCTTGAAGTCAACAGGGTTTATAACCTCAACATCATCCTGGCCGGTATCAGTTCCAATCTGAATATTTTTGTTTGCACTTTGATTTTGGCTCTCGTGCTTTTGGTGTAAAGCAGAAGATCTTTTATTTTTTAAACTACCACTTTTTGAATTACTGCTGGATTTCGTAGAGTGCTCATTGACATTTAATTTACCACTATTTTGGGCTACATTTTTCTCTTGTGAGCTTATAGTGGAAGATTTAGAGGCATTCTTTTTCAAATTATCCTGTTTGGTTACCTCTTCTGTGGTAATTTGTGGCACTGGTATTTCAGCAGGTTTGGTTTGTCCTTCTAAAGATTGGTTACTACCTTGACTTTCTTCAACTTCATATTTTGTAAAGTCTGTGGTGGCAATGGTATAAACTGAAAATCCTATTACCAGCAGACATACAGCTACGATAATATAAAAACCTTTAGTGTCAAAAAAGTCTAAAAGTTTTTCTTTCCAGTTTTTCTTGTTCACCTTCGCACCTCCTTCTATAAAAGTATTTTTGCCATCCATTGCTTTGTTTATACATATATAGAAATTGATATCCATAAATTTTCTTTGAATATTTCCCTGCAGTTTGATATCATAACCTTACAAAACAAGATTTAAGAACAAAAAGAAGGTGCAGAGAAGTGGAAAGAGAAAGGGAAAAAGAAAAGAGCAGGAAAAGTTTTATTCAAAAAATTTCTATCTATTCAAAAAAAATTTTGCTTGTGATAAGCCTTATTTCTATTGTGATGGCACTAATTGGAATAAAGTTTTATATTTTGTCGCTGCACTATGTATCAGACAAAATAGACTTAAAAATCTTAGCCCAAGGATTTTTGCAAAATTCTGTTTACATATTCGTTGAAGGACTGGGTGCAGCAATCTTGGTGGACTTTCTTTCAAAAACAAAAAATTAAAGGGCAAAGACTCAATAGCTTCGCCCTTTAATTTTACCAGAGTTCAGCTTCTGTTGAACAAAAAATTTTTTACTCTTCTTGCTATACTTTTTATAAACATAAAATATCCATCAGACTCAAGCTGATAATTAGCACTCACATTTTTAGTAATAACAATTATTCCAAGATTTCTTATTCCATTTTCATAGTCCTGATAATATAGCTCTTTCATCTTTCCTCTTTTGTCCATAGCTTTTACCCATAGGTAAATCTGTGCATCAGAAAATATTCTTTCTATATCCTCTTCTTTTTGAACTTGAATACCATTTATTGAAAGAATAACATCACCCGGTTTTATTCCCATCTTGGCTGCTACACTATTTTCTTCGACATACAACACCTTTATTTTATTTTCCTCTGCTTCAAATATTGAATCTCCTTCTTTTTGTCTCTTCTGCTGATACAGTATAATCCCTTCATGAGCCATTGGGGCAAACAAAGCTGCCACCCACTTAAAAGCATAGACCTTGTATGAAAGTGCGCTCATAGCAAACAAAACAACGCTGAAAATGCTTAAAATCCCAGCGCTTTTTTTGCTTATCACAGCAGGTTCATCTTCTACCGCCAAATCTCCGTATCCAAGTGCAGCCACAATAGGAGTCATAAGAAGCATAGCATTTGGCAAAAGATTCTGTGGCTTGAAAAGAGGCCACCAGGAAGGTTCAAACAGCTCAATTTTGACAACCTGCGCGGTAGTCTGATAGTTATACGCAATTATTACCATCGGTATAGCCCAGAACCTTTGCATAAGATAAGCACCTGAGGTTGAAAAAATGCCTTCTTTTTTTCTTCTCTCAATCACAACAGGTATCGCCCCACGAAAACCATCCAAGAAAATTAGAAGACTTTCAACAAAATGAAGTATTGCCACAATTACCAATATTCCTGAGATATCAACAATTGGTTTTTTGAAGATGAGAGATATCACCGAAATAATTCCGGCAGCATATGAAAAACAGAGATATCTTGGATTTATTAGTGCAAGAATCAAAGCAATATACCAAAGATACATAAAACTATCCACATCCACTACTATGCCAAAAAATAAGGTAATTAAACTAACTATATAACCTCCTACAAGTCCCGCGATAGAAGACTCTACAACCTTGTATAGAAGGCTGACTCGGTTGTGTCCAATCACAGCCTGTTCAAATTCTTGTTCTCTTCTGTACAAAAAAGAAATCAAGATTACTACCACCCAGAAGTTCCAGCTAAAAAGAAGTTGAAATATACTAAGTCCTGTCAGTTCAAATATCTGCCAGAAAAACTTTAACATTATATGCACCTCAAATTTCAAAACTTGCTCTTTGAAATTTCACTCTTTAATATCTCAATAGCTTTTTTCAGCTGCAAATCTTTATCCATTGGAACATTCATTTTGTCCTGATACTCTTTGGGTTGAACTACTTTAATATCTGGCTTTATTCCTCTTTTGTGAATATATGCTCCACTTGGCAAAAGATACTGGCTTACTGTTATTTTTATTGCAGACCCATCTCCCAGGTCAAATACCTGCTGAACAACGCCTTTGCCAAAAGTCTTCTCACCAACAATTTTTGCCCTCTTTTGGTCTTTTAAACATCCAGCTAATATCTCTGAAGCTGACGCTGAATACTTATTGGTAAGCACCACAAGCGGTGTTACCGTGTCACCATTTTTGTATGATTTGAAATACTCTTTGTTATTGTATCTGTCCTTGAGATACACTATAAGCTGTCCTTTCTTGAGAAAATTGCTTGCAATGTCAACAACAGACTCTAAAAGCCCACCAGGGTTAAATCTCAGGTCAATGACAAGTCCACGGCAGCCAGAGCTTTTGAGTTTGTCATAGCTATTGTAAAAGTCCTGAGGAGTATTTTCATCAAAGTTAGTGATTTTGATATAACCTATGTTGTTTTCAAAAATGGAAGTAGATACAGTCTTTATTTTTATCTCGTCTCTGACAATCTTAAGGTCAATAGGCTTTGAGCTGCCATCGCGCAAAATTGTAACTGTCACGCTTGTTCCTTTTGGCCCTCTCATCAAACTTACAGCCTTTTCTATATCTTTTGATGTCAAACTTATTCCATTTACTTTTATAATCTTATCCCCTGGTTTTATCCCCGCCTTGTACGCCGGAGAACCTTCAAAGGGTGTTACAACTTCGATATAATGTTCGCCAGGCTCTATTGTTACTCCTACCCCAAAATACGTACCTTTACTTTGTATCATGAACTCTTCATATTCTTTTTTAGTAAAATACTCAGTGTACGGATCACCAACACTTGCGGCAATCCCATCTATTGCACCGTCTACAATTTTCTGGTCACTTATATCCTTAGGCTCATAGTAGTATTTTTTCAAAAGCCATATAACCTTAGATAATTTAGGATTAGTTACTAATTTGTTTGTATATATAGGACTTCCAAAATAGACATAAGTGGTCGCAATATATGTTACAATTGCAGTTATGAGAACTATTGCAAAAGTTTGAAGTCTTTTTTTCATTCTCTTTTCAGCTCCTTATCTTAGGAAATTAAGCGGGTCAGTAACATCGCCGTTTATTCTAACTTCAAAATGAAGGTGCGGACCGGTAGCATACCCAGTTGCACCAACATTGCCAATACTTTCGCCTCTTTTCACTTTTTGACCCACAGCTACGTTGATTGAAGAAAGATGAGCATATAAAGTTGAAATACCACTACCATTATCTATAATGATAGTCTTACCATAACCAGACACCCATCCGGCTAAAATCACATCACCGTCTGCTGCTGCTAAAACACTTGCTCCATATGGTGCTGCAATGTCTATCCCTGTGTGCATTTTGTTTTTCTTCAAAATTGGATGAAATCTCATACCAAAATATGATGTTATCCCATAATACCCCTCAAGCGGCCACAAGAGTTTGCCACCTTTATATATGCGTTTTGTCTTCTGTCTTGCCAAAATCTCCTTTATTTTCTTGGAAAGCTCATTTGAAATCTCTTCAAGTTCATCAAGCATCTTTTCCAATTTATCTTGCTCTTTTTCAAGTTCCAACAAAAGTTTTTTCTTTTCATTTTGCTCCGCCAAAAGAGAAGCTTGGTAGTTTTCAAGCTCCCTCTTTTCTCTATTTAAGTCTTCCTTTAGCAGTACAAGTTCTTCTTTCTTATTTTTGATAGTCTCAATGCTCTTTGTGTACTCATTTAGTATTTGCTTATCATATTCAATTATATCGTTAAAAAGATACATTCTTGTAAAAAAATCTGAAAGGTTTTGAGAGTCAAGTAGCATTTCAATATACGATACAGAGACAGTATTTAGCTCATAAATACATCTTATTCTATCTTTAAACTTTTCATAATACATTTCTTTTCTTTTTTCTTCTTCATTAAGTTCAGCCTCTGTCTGCAAAATCTTGTTTTCAACAGATGCAATGTTTGCTTTTAAATTTCTTATTTTTTCTTCTACATTATCAATCTTTTTGTCAAGATTATCTATTTGTAATAAGACCTGCTTTTGCTGTTTTTTAACTTCTACTATCTTCTGCTGTGTCTTTTGCTTGCTCTTTTCAATAGACCTTAGCTTGCTTTGATACTCTTTTAAGGTATTTGATACAGCAGTTTCAAAAAAAATAATAAATACAAGCAAAATAGAGAAAATTTTTAGTTTATTTTTCAACAGGCAAACCCCCTCTTTTACAAAAGACAAAAGAGGCTTGATTTTTAGGCTTTTAAGTACCTTCTTAGAGAAATTAAACTTCCCAGTATGCCTACCATGCTTCCTGTAAATATAAACACTCCTAATATTTTGTACTTGTAAATAGAAATGTTGACAAAATCAACAAAGGTAATAGTTTGTGAAAGGTACCTTATTGCATAGTGATAAAATAACAGAACAATGGCATATGCTAAAATCGAACCTAAAATGCCTATAATAAATCCTTCAACCACAAAAGGTCCGCTTATAAACCTGTTAGTTGCACCAATATATCTCATAATTGAGATTTCTCTTCGCCTTGCAAAGAGGGTTATTTTGATAGTATTGGCAATTATAAATATAGCAACTATATAAAGACCCAAAATTAAAAGTAAGCAAAAAAGATTTATTATCTTCAAAATCCTTTTAAGCTTTTCAACCGTCTCAGAAGGAAAATAAACCTGAGCAACACCATCTAAGGTTTCTAATTCTTCAGCAAGTTTTTTAGTGTATTCAATCTTTACAGGCTTTACTACAAAGTATCCCCGCAGAGGATTGTCTTTTTCAAGTCCTTCAAGCAAAAACGCATTTTTACCAAGCTTATTTTTCAAATCTTGAAGAGCCATCTGTGGACTTATGTAATTAAACTCTCGAACCAAAGCATTTTTCCTCAAATACTCCTCAATCACAACCACTTTTTCTTCCTGACCTTTTTGCAGTATCACCCTTATATCAACCGTCTTTTCTATCTGCTGTGAGATATACTCCAGATTAATCCCGATTGCAATAAATATCCCAACCACAGTTAAGGCTGCCACCACTATAGAAATAGAAGCAGCAGCCATGGTCTTATTTAAAAAAATGTTTTTAAATCCATCTTTGCAAAAGTACTTGATTGTCTGAAGACTCATAGCTGTAAACTCCTCTATGCTGATCTTTTACAATTCTGCCACAGTCAATCGCCACAACCCTTTTTCTCATGCTATCAACAATCTCTTTAGCATGTGTTGCAACAAGCACAGTTGTTCCTCTCTTGTTAATATCTTCTAAAAGTCTCATTATCTCCCATGATGTATCAGGATCTAAGTTACCTGTTGGCTCATCAGCCACAAGCAAGGTGGGCTTGTTTACAATTGCTCGCGCCAAGGCAACCCGCTGCTGCTCACCGCCTGAAAGCTCGTGCGGGTAACATTTTGCCTTGTGCGCAAGCCCTACCAAAGACAGAACATAAGGAACCTGTCTTCTGATGATTTTTGCAGGTGCTCCTGTTATTTGCATAGCAAACTCCACATTTTCATATACAGTTTTGTTGGGAAGAAGTCTAAAATCCTGAAATACTATTCCAATCTTTCTTCTGTAATATGGTATCTCCCTTTTTGGAAGCTGTGTGAGCTTGTACTCACCAACAATAATCTCTCCTTCAGTTGGGTCAATCTCTTTCAAAAGAAGCTTTACGATTGTAGATTTTCCTGCCCCGCTTGAACCAACCAAAAATACAAATTCACCTTTTTCAATGGTCAAATTGATATTTGTGAGCGCAAGCACCCCATTTGGATATCTTTTGCTCACATTTATAAACTTTACCATTCTTTGTTCACCTGCAATGTTTTTTAAAATGTAATGTTACCCTTTGTATACTCTAAATACTGATTTACAAGCATAGCCATTTTGAAGATAATAGCATCTTCGAACTTTCTAAGGTCAAGCCCTATCATTCTTTCTATCTTGTCAAGTCTGTAAACCAAGGTATTTCTGTGAATATAAAGCTGTCTTGCTGTCTCTGAGACATTCAAGTTGCATTCAAAGAACATCTCAACAGTCTGTATGAGTTCTGGGTCAAAATCAGAAAGTTTTACATCCTTGAAGACCTCTTCCAAGAACATCTCACAAAGTTTTGTCGGCATCTGATATATAAGTCTTCCAAGGCCGAGCTTGTGATAACTCACAATATACTTGTCCTTTTCAAAGATGTAGCCTATTTTGAGCGCTGCTTCTGCCTCCTTATAAGACATCGAAAGTTCTTTTATGTCATCAACAACAGATCCAATTCCAATATACGCTTTGAGCAAAAGCTCTGAGTTGAGCGTGTCAAGTATAATCCTTGCAACCTTGTATGCATCCTCATCATTTGAACCTGGTTTTAACTCTTTTATGAATACCAGAATATTGTTGTCAAGCTGGATAATAAAATCTTTTGTGCTCTTTGGGAATATGCTTGTCAAAATCTCACCGATATTCAGGTCTTTAATCTCTTTTGCATTTGGAATATAGATAGCAAATACAACCCTTGTTGCACCTGTTGCAATGTGAAGTTCTCTTGCCTTTGTGTAAATCTCCCCTGGCAGAATATTGTCATACAACAGATTTTTTATAAAGAGCTTTTTATCATACGCAGATGCCGGCTCTTTTGCCTTCATCACAACAAGGTTTAACATATCCAAAAGCTTTTCAGCATGAGGTTCTGTGTTGTTTATATAAAGAACATAGGTGTCTGTCTGGCTTCTGTAAACCTTGTATGTGCGACCCTCAAATATCTCAAGGTCAGTGTCTGTTTTTATCATGTCAATTGCAACTGTGTTGATTCTGTTTTGAGAAAGTGGATTTGAGCTGTAGATAACTCTACCATCAGCTTCAATATATCCAAATTCATCGTCGATGATGTCTTTTGCCTGCTCTAAAACATCAATAACCTTCTGTGTCATCATAACGCAATACCTCACCCTTTTCTCAATAGTATTTTATAACTCTATTATACTTTTTTTCTCTGAAGTTGTAAAAGGTTTTTGAAAACAAAAAGCCCCTGCCACACTTTCCCACATGGCAAGGGCTTAATTTTAATCTTAGTGAACAATAGCCTTCTCTGTTTCTTTATCAAACAGGTGAATTCTGTTAACGTCAAATGCAAGTTTAATTCTGTCGCCACTTTTTGCCTTTGACCTTGGATCAACTCTCGCAATGAGGTTAAGACCATCAACAACAACATATAAAAGTGTTTCAGAACCAAGCATCTCAACAACATCAACATCTGCATCAACAACAGCATCCTGAGCTGTCTGCAGGAATATCTCTTCATCGTGCAAATCTTCTGGTCTAATACCCATTATAACTTCCTTCCCAACATAGCCGAGCTCTTCAACTTTCTTTGCCTTTCCTTCTGGGAGTTTTATTGCGTTGTTTCCAAATACAACATATAAGTTTTTATCTTTTTGCTCAATCCTTGATTCAATGAAGTTCATCTGTGGCGAACCAATGAAACCTGCAACAAACAGATTTGCAGGTTGCTCATACAGAACCTGTGGTGTATCAACCTGCTGGATAAATCCATCTTTCATAACAACAATTCTTGTACCCATTGTCATAGCTTCTGTTTGGTCGTGTGTAACGTAGATGAATGTTGTTCCAAGTCTCTTGTGAAGTTTGGATAGCTCTGCTCTCATCTGGACTCTGAGCTTTGCGTCCAAGTTTGAAAGAGGCTCATCCATGAGGAATACCTTTGGTTCTCTCACAATAGCACGACCTAAAGCCACTCTCTGTCTCTGACCACCGGACAGAGCCTTTGGTTTTCTGTCAAGCAGGTGCTCAATTCCCAAAATCTTAGCTGCTTCATGTACACGTCTTTTTATCTCATCTTTTGGAAACTTTCTGAGCTTGAGACCAAATGCCATGTTCTCAAAAACTGTCATGTGAGGATACAGAGCATAGTTCTGGAAAACCATTGCAATGTCTCTATCCTTTGGTGGGACGTCGTTTACCAGCTTGTCCCCTATGTAGATTTCGCCTTCTGTTACCTCTTCAAGGCCTGCTATCATTCTCAGTGTTGTTGTCTTACCACAACCAGATGGTCCAACCAAAACTATGAATTCCTTGTCCTCAATATCTAAGTTAAAGTCAGAAACAGCTGTAACACCACCAGGATATCTCTTGTAAACACCTTTTAATCTTACACTTGCCACTTTTCTTTTACCTCCTACACAGTATTGTATATAAACTTGTAATAAATCTTCTTCTAATATAGACTATACAATTATTTGCGATTAAAAACTATTGATTTTTTAAACAAACTTTTCAAAAACCTTTTAGATAACATGTCTAAACTATCTTACCAAAAACAAAGGCTGATAAGGAGCCTTTCCTTATCAGCCAAATTTTACTACTGCTGTTGTTTGGTTGCCGTATCAATCTCTTTTCTGAAAAGTCCCAGCACAAATATAAATATTGCCGCACCGAGGATGGTTGGAATAATAGGAATACCAGCAATCACAGGACCAAGTTTCCTGAAAAACGGAATATATGCTCCAATCCAAGACCCGACAAGTCCAGCAATCATAGCTCCAATAAATCCGCCTGGCATTTTATACTTGGTCAGCGCATCGCCTATATATCCTGCAATTGCCGCAACAATCAGGGTCATTATAAATCCGAGCATAAGTTTTGACCCCCTTTTTGATGGAGCATCTACTCATTAGTATGATTACTTTTATCGAATTTAATCACTTGATAATATTACCAACAATACCCCATCTTTTACCTCAACAATTGCTTCATCTTCAATAATAACATTTGACACACCATAAGGATTTCCAAACTCCATCATACCATCTTCTAAAGGATAATACAAACCTTTGGTACAAATACCACTTACAGTTTGTGTGTATGGAAGTAAAGAAAGCAAGTGTCCTTTTTTCCCATGGATTTTTATTTTGTTTCTTGTCATCATGATTATGTTATTTTCATCTACTATTGCGCCCTTTATGTCGTGCTCAAGCAGATAATACAAAAGACTTATGTTTGCAAGAACATGGTCAAGTCTTTTGCCAGTGCAAGAAAGCATTACCACCTCGTCAAACCCATTCTCAGCTAAATACTCAATGGCAATCTGTGTATCTGTTTTATCCTTTTCACAAGGAAATTCTATTATTTGTATACCATTAGTTTTAAAATATTCCAAAACTTTTTTATCTACAGAGTCAAAATCGCCTATTATCAAGTTTGGCACAAAACCATATTTGTATGCTACGTTT
The sequence above is drawn from the Caldicellulosiruptor bescii DSM 6725 genome and encodes:
- a CDS encoding PDZ domain-containing protein — protein: MLKFFWQIFELTGLSIFQLLFSWNFWVVVILISFLYRREQEFEQAVIGHNRVSLLYKVVESSIAGLVGGYIVSLITLFFGIVVDVDSFMYLWYIALILALINPRYLCFSYAAGIISVISLIFKKPIVDISGILVIVAILHFVESLLIFLDGFRGAIPVVIERRKKEGIFSTSGAYLMQRFWAIPMVIIAYNYQTTAQVVKIELFEPSWWPLFKPQNLLPNAMLLMTPIVAALGYGDLAVEDEPAVISKKSAGILSIFSVVLFAMSALSYKVYAFKWVAALFAPMAHEGIILYQQKRQKEGDSIFEAEENKIKVLYVEENSVAAKMGIKPGDVILSINGIQVQKEEDIERIFSDAQIYLWVKAMDKRGKMKELYYQDYENGIRNLGIIVITKNVSANYQLESDGYFMFIKSIARRVKNFLFNRS
- a CDS encoding thiamine diphosphokinase — its product is MKGVIISNGKVADKSFYDEHMKDADFIICCDGGANVAYKYGFVPNLIIGDFDSVDKKVLEYFKTNGIQIIEFPCEKDKTDTQIAIEYLAENGFDEVVMLSCTGKRLDHVLANISLLYYLLEHDIKGAIVDENNIIMMTRNKIKIHGKKGHLLSLLPYTQTVSGICTKGLYYPLEDGMMEFGNPYGVSNVIIEDEAIVEVKDGVLLVILSSD
- a CDS encoding GlsB/YeaQ/YmgE family stress response membrane protein codes for the protein MLGFIMTLIVAAIAGYIGDALTKYKMPGGFIGAMIAGLVGSWIGAYIPFFRKLGPVIAGIPIIPTILGAAIFIFVLGLFRKEIDTATKQQQ
- a CDS encoding M23 family metallopeptidase produces the protein MNKKNWKEKLLDFFDTKGFYIIVAVCLLVIGFSVYTIATTDFTKYEVEESQGSNQSLEGQTKPAEIPVPQITTEEVTKQDNLKKNASKSSTISSQEKNVAQNSGKLNVNEHSTKSSSNSKSGSLKNKRSSALHQKHESQNQSANKNIQIGTDTGQDDVEVINPVDFKPIFPTIGKVIREFSDQSLVYSKTLDEWTEHPGIDIEAQEGSAVKACFDGTVIDLGEDPLYGKYVVIDHGDGYISKYYNLKDLKDIQIGDIVRQGEKIGEVGTSSNIEYMDPPHLHFEIIYNGENQNPLKFLPKTN
- a CDS encoding murein hydrolase activator EnvC family protein, whose product is MKNKLKIFSILLVFIIFFETAVSNTLKEYQSKLRSIEKSKQKTQQKIVEVKKQQKQVLLQIDNLDKKIDNVEEKIRNLKANIASVENKILQTEAELNEEEKRKEMYYEKFKDRIRCIYELNTVSVSYIEMLLDSQNLSDFFTRMYLFNDIIEYDKQILNEYTKSIETIKNKKEELVLLKEDLNREKRELENYQASLLAEQNEKKKLLLELEKEQDKLEKMLDELEEISNELSKKIKEILARQKTKRIYKGGKLLWPLEGYYGITSYFGMRFHPILKKNKMHTGIDIAAPYGASVLAAADGDVILAGWVSGYGKTIIIDNGSGISTLYAHLSSINVAVGQKVKRGESIGNVGATGYATGPHLHFEVRINGDVTDPLNFLR
- a CDS encoding PucR family transcriptional regulator, with the protein product MMTQKVIDVLEQAKDIIDDEFGYIEADGRVIYSSNPLSQNRINTVAIDMIKTDTDLEIFEGRTYKVYRSQTDTYVLYINNTEPHAEKLLDMLNLVVMKAKEPASAYDKKLFIKNLLYDNILPGEIYTKARELHIATGATRVVFAIYIPNAKEIKDLNIGEILTSIFPKSTKDFIIQLDNNILVFIKELKPGSNDEDAYKVARIILDTLNSELLLKAYIGIGSVVDDIKELSMSYKEAEAALKIGYIFEKDKYIVSYHKLGLGRLIYQMPTKLCEMFLEEVFKDVKLSDFDPELIQTVEMFFECNLNVSETARQLYIHRNTLVYRLDKIERMIGLDLRKFEDAIIFKMAMLVNQYLEYTKGNITF
- the ftsX gene encoding permease-like cell division protein FtsX is translated as MSLQTIKYFCKDGFKNIFLNKTMAAASISIVVAALTVVGIFIAIGINLEYISQQIEKTVDIRVILQKGQEEKVVVIEEYLRKNALVREFNYISPQMALQDLKNKLGKNAFLLEGLEKDNPLRGYFVVKPVKIEYTKKLAEELETLDGVAQVYFPSETVEKLKRILKIINLFCLLLILGLYIVAIFIIANTIKITLFARRREISIMRYIGATNRFISGPFVVEGFIIGILGSILAYAIVLLFYHYAIRYLSQTITFVDFVNISIYKYKILGVFIFTGSMVGILGSLISLRRYLKA
- a CDS encoding ABC transporter ATP-binding protein, producing MASVRLKGVYKRYPGGVTAVSDFNLDIEDKEFIVLVGPSGCGKTTTLRMIAGLEEVTEGEIYIGDKLVNDVPPKDRDIAMVFQNYALYPHMTVFENMAFGLKLRKFPKDEIKRRVHEAAKILGIEHLLDRKPKALSGGQRQRVALGRAIVREPKVFLMDEPLSNLDAKLRVQMRAELSKLHKRLGTTFIYVTHDQTEAMTMGTRIVVMKDGFIQQVDTPQVLYEQPANLFVAGFIGSPQMNFIESRIEQKDKNLYVVFGNNAIKLPEGKAKKVEELGYVGKEVIMGIRPEDLHDEEIFLQTAQDAVVDADVDVVEMLGSETLLYVVVDGLNLIARVDPRSKAKSGDRIKLAFDVNRIHLFDKETEKAIVH
- a CDS encoding MGDG synthase family glycosyltransferase, with protein sequence MKVLILSLDAGGGHFAASNALKTAILQKYPDSNVEIVDTLKIISPVLDKLAVGTYLKAIKSVPFIYGLVYDSTDKEPPTRWSRALYEKFYFAFYKLYNIISDFKPDIVIGTHPSPVDMVAQLKKRGNINVPIISIVTDFTIHPYWINHFADYIIVHHQNLVYEAIKKGAQKDKVVPLGIPINPSFAQTYDKKEVIKNLNLEDKPTILVMGGSLGLGNIEEIVEKVCSNCDENYQIIVVAGKNKALKNSLEQKDFGRKIIVYGFIDFIDKLMAISDILITKPGGLTCAEALSCKLPMILISPIPGQEERNTFYLINNGAAAYVKNTENFDIVFSQILNNPQRLEHMKLACSFLGKPNSSLDIAEFIRGMVL
- a CDS encoding S41 family peptidase, with the protein product MKKRLQTFAIVLITAIVTYIATTYVYFGSPIYTNKLVTNPKLSKVIWLLKKYYYEPKDISDQKIVDGAIDGIAASVGDPYTEYFTKKEYEEFMIQSKGTYFGVGVTIEPGEHYIEVVTPFEGSPAYKAGIKPGDKIIKVNGISLTSKDIEKAVSLMRGPKGTSVTVTILRDGSSKPIDLKIVRDEIKIKTVSTSIFENNIGYIKITNFDENTPQDFYNSYDKLKSSGCRGLVIDLRFNPGGLLESVVDIASNFLKKGQLIVYLKDRYNNKEYFKSYKNGDTVTPLVVLTNKYSASASEILAGCLKDQKRAKIVGEKTFGKGVVQQVFDLGDGSAIKITVSQYLLPSGAYIHKRGIKPDIKVVQPKEYQDKMNVPMDKDLQLKKAIEILKSEISKSKF
- the ftsE gene encoding cell division ATP-binding protein FtsE; this translates as MVKFINVSKRYPNGVLALTNINLTIEKGEFVFLVGSSGAGKSTIVKLLLKEIDPTEGEIIVGEYKLTQLPKREIPYYRRKIGIVFQDFRLLPNKTVYENVEFAMQITGAPAKIIRRQVPYVLSLVGLAHKAKCYPHELSGGEQQRVALARAIVNKPTLLVADEPTGNLDPDTSWEIMRLLEDINKRGTTVLVATHAKEIVDSMRKRVVAIDCGRIVKDQHRGVYSYESSDNQVLLQRWI